In Paenibacillus sp. 1781tsa1, one DNA window encodes the following:
- a CDS encoding HAMP domain-containing sensor histidine kinase codes for MIKKGITRQIVLHYFFVVFLALLLVEFVFMLAVQRYYYESIYNTISTHISNSKDFFEPIARENNTEDGNNLSRLIVNLALSNTELEILDLNGRVLASSTAFESDRAVLQTSDIMQALNGDMGRWIGRQPGTGESVMAVSHKFDLGGENTYVIRYLTSLENVNSKLLNMGLLAIAVGIGVLAIVLIISIGMANSIVRPINNITAVSAQMARGRLDVRVKGNYKHELGELASTLNFMAHEIVRSNQIKDDFISSISHELRTPLTSIKGWSETLDSGGYDPEETRIGMGIISKETERLIGLVEEMLDFSKLQQNQMKLVKGTVNIREIVQETMLNVWAKAEQKQVHLKLETDETRAYNVHGDGNRLKQVFLNIVDNAIKFSHENSWIFLSVKEESGQIIAAVQDTGIGISEEHLIKVRDRFFQVNHQNGGTGLGLAITQELVELHEGTITMQSELGSGTIVTVTLPAVADETGTEDSVTQSGDNAFPEEQAESDVKLEQEKS; via the coding sequence ATGATTAAAAAAGGCATTACACGGCAGATCGTACTACATTATTTCTTTGTAGTTTTTCTTGCTCTGCTGTTGGTCGAATTCGTATTTATGTTGGCAGTGCAAAGGTATTATTATGAAAGTATCTACAATACGATTAGTACCCACATTTCCAATTCAAAGGACTTTTTCGAGCCGATCGCTCGTGAGAATAACACGGAAGATGGCAATAATCTGTCCAGATTGATTGTGAATTTGGCACTGTCCAATACTGAATTGGAAATTTTGGATCTGAACGGGCGCGTATTGGCGAGTTCAACTGCTTTTGAATCCGACCGTGCTGTGCTGCAAACCAGTGATATTATGCAGGCTTTGAACGGGGATATGGGACGCTGGATTGGAAGACAACCAGGTACTGGAGAATCCGTCATGGCCGTTTCACACAAGTTTGATCTGGGTGGCGAAAATACTTATGTGATTAGATACCTTACATCGCTTGAAAATGTGAATTCCAAACTACTGAATATGGGATTGCTTGCAATTGCGGTCGGTATTGGCGTGCTTGCTATAGTTTTGATCATTAGTATTGGGATGGCGAATTCCATTGTACGTCCAATCAACAACATCACCGCAGTTTCTGCCCAAATGGCCAGAGGACGGCTGGATGTCAGGGTTAAGGGGAATTACAAGCACGAACTGGGCGAATTGGCATCAACACTTAATTTCATGGCACATGAGATTGTGCGCAGCAATCAGATCAAGGATGATTTTATCTCGTCGATCTCCCATGAATTAAGAACACCGCTGACCAGTATTAAGGGCTGGAGCGAGACACTGGACTCAGGCGGCTATGATCCGGAAGAAACCCGTATCGGCATGGGTATCATTTCCAAAGAAACCGAACGATTGATTGGACTTGTCGAAGAGATGCTGGATTTCTCCAAATTGCAGCAGAATCAGATGAAGCTGGTTAAAGGAACGGTCAACATACGTGAAATTGTGCAGGAAACGATGTTGAATGTCTGGGCCAAAGCGGAACAAAAACAGGTTCATCTGAAGTTGGAAACAGACGAGACTCGAGCTTATAATGTCCATGGAGACGGCAATCGACTGAAACAAGTCTTCTTAAACATTGTGGATAATGCGATCAAATTTTCACATGAGAATTCCTGGATTTTCTTGTCCGTTAAAGAAGAGAGTGGTCAGATTATTGCGGCTGTTCAAGACACCGGTATCGGAATTAGTGAAGAACACCTGATCAAAGTACGGGATCGTTTCTTCCAGGTCAATCATCAAAATGGGGGAACGGGACTGGGACTTGCGATTACGCAAGAACTGGTTGAACTGCATGAGGGAACAATCACGATGCAGAGTGAACTTGGATCGGGTACAATCGTTACGGTGACGTTACCGGCTGTGGCTGATGAGACGGGTACAGAGGATTCTGTAACGCAGTCTGGTGATAATGCATTCCCTGAAGAACAAGCAGAAAGTGATGTAAAATTGGAACAGGAAAAATCTTAA
- a CDS encoding response regulator transcription factor: MSKVLILEDEESIRSFIVINLKRNGFEVLEAGDGHEALRILQTVPDIDLALLDVMVPGIDGFEVCRRIRETNERLGIIFLTAKVQEQDKVYALSVGADDHVSKPFSPTELIARIQSLLRRVNVHRETAAKVTFQSGPFSLDLISKQFKKQNEAIELTPTEFSLIQFFLEKENTPLSRDVLLDHVWGKEYMGDPKIVDVNIRRLRQKIENNPSEPEYLQTVWGHGYKWKGREQ, encoded by the coding sequence ATGAGTAAAGTACTTATTCTTGAGGATGAAGAATCCATCCGCAGTTTTATAGTGATTAATTTAAAGAGAAACGGATTCGAAGTGCTTGAAGCGGGTGACGGTCATGAAGCGCTTCGCATACTGCAAACAGTACCGGATATTGATCTGGCTCTGCTGGATGTCATGGTACCAGGTATTGATGGATTCGAGGTGTGTCGACGGATCCGTGAAACCAATGAACGTCTGGGCATCATCTTTTTGACTGCGAAAGTTCAGGAACAGGATAAAGTGTACGCACTCTCCGTTGGTGCAGATGATCACGTAAGCAAGCCTTTCAGCCCAACAGAGTTGATTGCACGTATTCAGTCGTTATTACGCCGTGTGAACGTGCATCGGGAAACTGCGGCGAAGGTTACGTTCCAGTCCGGACCATTTTCACTGGACCTCATCTCGAAGCAATTTAAGAAACAGAATGAAGCCATTGAGTTGACTCCAACGGAGTTTTCCCTGATTCAGTTTTTCCTGGAAAAAGAAAATACACCGCTCAGCCGCGATGTATTGTTAGATCATGTATGGGGAAAAGAGTACATGGGTGATCCCAAAATTGTGGATGTTAACATTCGTCGTCTGCGTCAAAAAATTGAGAACAATCCTTCCGAGCCCGAATACCTGCAGACTGTATGGGGTCACGGGTACAAATGGAAGGGCCGGGAGCAATGA